A region of Triplophysa dalaica isolate WHDGS20190420 chromosome 18, ASM1584641v1, whole genome shotgun sequence DNA encodes the following proteins:
- the rpl10a gene encoding 60S ribosomal protein L10a, whose product PRFILFCSKVSRDTLYEAVREVQSGSFAKKRKFLETVELQVSLKNYDPQKDKRFSGTVRLKTTPRPKFSVCVLGDQQHCDEAKAAELPHMDIEALKKLNKNKKLVKKLAKKYDAFLASESLIKQIPRILGPGLNKAGKFPSLLTHNENLVTKVDEVKSTIKFQMKKVLCLAVAVGHVKMTEDELVYNIHLAVNFLVSLLKKNWQNVRALYIKSTMGKPQRLY is encoded by the exons CCGCGTTTTATTCTCTTTTGCAGCAAGGTCTCAAGAGACACGTTGTACGAGGCGGTGCGTGAGGTACAGTCTGGCTCCTTTGCCAAGAAGAGAAA gtttcTTGAAACTGTGGAACTTCAGGTCAGCTTGAAGAATTATGATCCCCAGAAGGATAAGCGTTTCTCAGGCACCGTCAG GCTGAAGACCACTCCACGTCCCAAGTTCTCAGTCTGTGTCCTTGGTGACCAGCAGCATTGTGATGAAGCCAAGGCTGCCGAACTCCCACACATGGACATCGAGGCTCTCAAAAAACTTAACAAGAACAAGAAACTCGTGAAGAAGCTGG CAAAGAAATACGATGCTTTTCTGGCCTCCGAGTCCCTGATCAAGCAGATCCCTCGTATCCTGGGTCCTGGCCTTAACAAGGCAGGAAAGTTTCCCTCTCTGCTCACCCATAACGAGAACTTGGTCACCAAAGTAGATGAGGTGAAATCCACAATCAAATTCCAGATGAAGAAG GTGCTGTGTCTGGCTGTTGCCGTTGGTCATGTCAAGATGACCGAGGATGAGCTGGTCTACAACATCCACCTGGCAGTGAATTTCCTGGTGTCTCTGCTGAAGAAGAACTGGCAGAATGTCAGAGCACTCTACATCAAGAGCACCATGGGAAAGCCACAGCGCCTCTATTAG
- the si:ch211-163l21.11 gene encoding inositol 1,4,5-triphosphate receptor associated 2 isoform X1 yields MYGQAFVNQQVNNNRTENSENDSEEGSRQEDLMTFEEQFVLKRQGPNSVDMTEEELEATFSQLSLSFCCDQYTLFKRLEAEEHARDKAENNLKLEVERGMEMLQTLKGMCLDIKQASLLQQIELCLSIIGSTVGRISNSAEVLGAVHQEVKSSLAVELMVAHVQNLKRHHERNITELEDMKKHMEKSNRERQACEQREDTEAFGKMEKDSQKPRLRRRISVSVISKQSQRHKFLESQASISVTNEECEEIESHANKPDQAVGKRQELFPEDNPLQTAEAPQISTVSSQPHHKKRHETDPVHLNKSTRLLLPSPPQKMKADLELSSALLKRSCKKLHRPLLQWLYHCQWIILVIYLTVLCSLLILAMLVWFLQTPVLWM; encoded by the exons ATGTATGGTCAGGCTTTTGTGAACCAACAAGTCAAcaacaacagaacagaaaacagtGAGAATGACTCTGAGGAAG GGTCTAGACAAGAAGACCTAATGACTTTTGAGGAAcagtttgttttgaaaagacaGGGACCCAACAG TGTTGACATGACAGAGGAGGAATTAGAG GCTACTTTCTCTCAGCTGTCCCTGTCTTTCTGCTGTGATCAGTACACCTTGTTCAAGCGGCTGGAGGCGGAGGAACATGCAAGAGACAAGGCTGAGAATAATCTCAAACTTGAAGTAGAAAGAGGCATGGAGATGCTTCAG ACTCTGAAAGGGATGTGTTTAGACATCAAGCAGGCCAGTCTTCTCCAGCAGATTGAACTTTGTCTCAGCATTATCGGAAGCACGGTTGGACGGATCTCTAACTCGGCAGAGGTACTCGGGGCCGTGCATCAG GAGGTTAAATCCAGTCTTGCTGTGGAACTGATGGTGGCTCACGTTCAGAACCTGAAACGTCATCATGAGAGGAACATCACTGAACTGGAGGACATGAAGAAacatatggagaaaagcaacaGAGAGCGACAGGCCTGTGAGCAGAGGG AGGATACAGAAGCATTCGGAAAGATGGAGAAAGATTCACAGAAG CCACGATTACGACGCAGAATCAGTGTATCTGTCATCTCAAAGCAAAGCCAG agacACAAGTTTTTGGAGTCACAAGCCTCAATTTCAGTGACCAATGAGGAATGTGAAGAGATAGAATCACATGCAAACAAACCAGACCAAGCAGTGGGTAAAAG GCAAGAATTATTTCCAGAGGACAATCCCTTACAAACTGCTGAAGCTCCACAGATATCTACTGTTTCATCTCAACCTCACCACAAAAAGAGACACGAGACAGACCCAGTTCATTTAAACAA aagTACCAGATTACTGCTGCCATCACCTCCTCAAAAGATGAAGGCGGATCTGGAGCTGAGCTCTGCTTTGCTGAAGAGATCTTGTAAGAAATT ACACCGCCCCCTGCTGCAGTGGCTGTATCACTGTCAATGGATAATCCTGGTCATCTATTTGACAGTCCTTTGCTCATTACTAATATTAGCTATGTTAGTGTGGTTTCTGCAAACACCTGTCTTATGGATGTAA
- the si:ch211-163l21.11 gene encoding uncharacterized protein si:ch211-163l21.11 isoform X3 — MTFEEQFVLKRQGPNSVDMTEEELEYTLFKRLEAEEHARDKAENNLKLEVERGMEMLQTLKGMCLDIKQASLLQQIELCLSIIGSTVGRISNSAEVLGAVHQEVKSSLAVELMVAHVQNLKRHHERNITELEDMKKHMEKSNRERQACEQREDTEAFGKMEKDSQKPRLRRRISVSVISKQSQRHKFLESQASISVTNEECEEIESHANKPDQAVGKRQELFPEDNPLQTAEAPQISTVSSQPHHKKRHETDPVHLNKSTRLLLPSPPQKMKADLELSSALLKRSCKKLHRPLLQWLYHCQWIILVIYLTVLCSLLILAMLVWFLQTPVLWM; from the exons ATGACTTTTGAGGAAcagtttgttttgaaaagacaGGGACCCAACAG TGTTGACATGACAGAGGAGGAATTAGAG TACACCTTGTTCAAGCGGCTGGAGGCGGAGGAACATGCAAGAGACAAGGCTGAGAATAATCTCAAACTTGAAGTAGAAAGAGGCATGGAGATGCTTCAG ACTCTGAAAGGGATGTGTTTAGACATCAAGCAGGCCAGTCTTCTCCAGCAGATTGAACTTTGTCTCAGCATTATCGGAAGCACGGTTGGACGGATCTCTAACTCGGCAGAGGTACTCGGGGCCGTGCATCAG GAGGTTAAATCCAGTCTTGCTGTGGAACTGATGGTGGCTCACGTTCAGAACCTGAAACGTCATCATGAGAGGAACATCACTGAACTGGAGGACATGAAGAAacatatggagaaaagcaacaGAGAGCGACAGGCCTGTGAGCAGAGGG AGGATACAGAAGCATTCGGAAAGATGGAGAAAGATTCACAGAAG CCACGATTACGACGCAGAATCAGTGTATCTGTCATCTCAAAGCAAAGCCAG agacACAAGTTTTTGGAGTCACAAGCCTCAATTTCAGTGACCAATGAGGAATGTGAAGAGATAGAATCACATGCAAACAAACCAGACCAAGCAGTGGGTAAAAG GCAAGAATTATTTCCAGAGGACAATCCCTTACAAACTGCTGAAGCTCCACAGATATCTACTGTTTCATCTCAACCTCACCACAAAAAGAGACACGAGACAGACCCAGTTCATTTAAACAA aagTACCAGATTACTGCTGCCATCACCTCCTCAAAAGATGAAGGCGGATCTGGAGCTGAGCTCTGCTTTGCTGAAGAGATCTTGTAAGAAATT ACACCGCCCCCTGCTGCAGTGGCTGTATCACTGTCAATGGATAATCCTGGTCATCTATTTGACAGTCCTTTGCTCATTACTAATATTAGCTATGTTAGTGTGGTTTCTGCAAACACCTGTCTTATGGATGTAA
- the si:ch211-163l21.11 gene encoding inositol 1,4,5-triphosphate receptor associated 2 isoform X2 codes for MTFEEQFVLKRQGPNSVDMTEEELEATFSQLSLSFCCDQYTLFKRLEAEEHARDKAENNLKLEVERGMEMLQTLKGMCLDIKQASLLQQIELCLSIIGSTVGRISNSAEVLGAVHQEVKSSLAVELMVAHVQNLKRHHERNITELEDMKKHMEKSNRERQACEQREDTEAFGKMEKDSQKPRLRRRISVSVISKQSQRHKFLESQASISVTNEECEEIESHANKPDQAVGKRQELFPEDNPLQTAEAPQISTVSSQPHHKKRHETDPVHLNKSTRLLLPSPPQKMKADLELSSALLKRSCKKLHRPLLQWLYHCQWIILVIYLTVLCSLLILAMLVWFLQTPVLWM; via the exons ATGACTTTTGAGGAAcagtttgttttgaaaagacaGGGACCCAACAG TGTTGACATGACAGAGGAGGAATTAGAG GCTACTTTCTCTCAGCTGTCCCTGTCTTTCTGCTGTGATCAGTACACCTTGTTCAAGCGGCTGGAGGCGGAGGAACATGCAAGAGACAAGGCTGAGAATAATCTCAAACTTGAAGTAGAAAGAGGCATGGAGATGCTTCAG ACTCTGAAAGGGATGTGTTTAGACATCAAGCAGGCCAGTCTTCTCCAGCAGATTGAACTTTGTCTCAGCATTATCGGAAGCACGGTTGGACGGATCTCTAACTCGGCAGAGGTACTCGGGGCCGTGCATCAG GAGGTTAAATCCAGTCTTGCTGTGGAACTGATGGTGGCTCACGTTCAGAACCTGAAACGTCATCATGAGAGGAACATCACTGAACTGGAGGACATGAAGAAacatatggagaaaagcaacaGAGAGCGACAGGCCTGTGAGCAGAGGG AGGATACAGAAGCATTCGGAAAGATGGAGAAAGATTCACAGAAG CCACGATTACGACGCAGAATCAGTGTATCTGTCATCTCAAAGCAAAGCCAG agacACAAGTTTTTGGAGTCACAAGCCTCAATTTCAGTGACCAATGAGGAATGTGAAGAGATAGAATCACATGCAAACAAACCAGACCAAGCAGTGGGTAAAAG GCAAGAATTATTTCCAGAGGACAATCCCTTACAAACTGCTGAAGCTCCACAGATATCTACTGTTTCATCTCAACCTCACCACAAAAAGAGACACGAGACAGACCCAGTTCATTTAAACAA aagTACCAGATTACTGCTGCCATCACCTCCTCAAAAGATGAAGGCGGATCTGGAGCTGAGCTCTGCTTTGCTGAAGAGATCTTGTAAGAAATT ACACCGCCCCCTGCTGCAGTGGCTGTATCACTGTCAATGGATAATCCTGGTCATCTATTTGACAGTCCTTTGCTCATTACTAATATTAGCTATGTTAGTGTGGTTTCTGCAAACACCTGTCTTATGGATGTAA
- the si:ch211-163l21.11 gene encoding inositol 1,4,5-triphosphate receptor associated 2 isoform X4, whose translation MTEEELEATFSQLSLSFCCDQYTLFKRLEAEEHARDKAENNLKLEVERGMEMLQTLKGMCLDIKQASLLQQIELCLSIIGSTVGRISNSAEVLGAVHQEVKSSLAVELMVAHVQNLKRHHERNITELEDMKKHMEKSNRERQACEQREDTEAFGKMEKDSQKPRLRRRISVSVISKQSQRHKFLESQASISVTNEECEEIESHANKPDQAVGKRQELFPEDNPLQTAEAPQISTVSSQPHHKKRHETDPVHLNKSTRLLLPSPPQKMKADLELSSALLKRSCKKLHRPLLQWLYHCQWIILVIYLTVLCSLLILAMLVWFLQTPVLWM comes from the exons ATGACAGAGGAGGAATTAGAG GCTACTTTCTCTCAGCTGTCCCTGTCTTTCTGCTGTGATCAGTACACCTTGTTCAAGCGGCTGGAGGCGGAGGAACATGCAAGAGACAAGGCTGAGAATAATCTCAAACTTGAAGTAGAAAGAGGCATGGAGATGCTTCAG ACTCTGAAAGGGATGTGTTTAGACATCAAGCAGGCCAGTCTTCTCCAGCAGATTGAACTTTGTCTCAGCATTATCGGAAGCACGGTTGGACGGATCTCTAACTCGGCAGAGGTACTCGGGGCCGTGCATCAG GAGGTTAAATCCAGTCTTGCTGTGGAACTGATGGTGGCTCACGTTCAGAACCTGAAACGTCATCATGAGAGGAACATCACTGAACTGGAGGACATGAAGAAacatatggagaaaagcaacaGAGAGCGACAGGCCTGTGAGCAGAGGG AGGATACAGAAGCATTCGGAAAGATGGAGAAAGATTCACAGAAG CCACGATTACGACGCAGAATCAGTGTATCTGTCATCTCAAAGCAAAGCCAG agacACAAGTTTTTGGAGTCACAAGCCTCAATTTCAGTGACCAATGAGGAATGTGAAGAGATAGAATCACATGCAAACAAACCAGACCAAGCAGTGGGTAAAAG GCAAGAATTATTTCCAGAGGACAATCCCTTACAAACTGCTGAAGCTCCACAGATATCTACTGTTTCATCTCAACCTCACCACAAAAAGAGACACGAGACAGACCCAGTTCATTTAAACAA aagTACCAGATTACTGCTGCCATCACCTCCTCAAAAGATGAAGGCGGATCTGGAGCTGAGCTCTGCTTTGCTGAAGAGATCTTGTAAGAAATT ACACCGCCCCCTGCTGCAGTGGCTGTATCACTGTCAATGGATAATCCTGGTCATCTATTTGACAGTCCTTTGCTCATTACTAATATTAGCTATGTTAGTGTGGTTTCTGCAAACACCTGTCTTATGGATGTAA
- the inavaa gene encoding innate immunity activator protein, with product MKTNMDCKEEISDSDSGIMLNSGPDSPTSPVKDMNKHTRAMRLKQQALEERLELCVLELKKLCIREAELTGKLPSDYPLLPDEKPPQIRRRIGACFKLDEGFISQDGEESELHALESDVALQRQIYEAARKLSLEEHISKPVRKSRLQQCKREEKKLKELQDAAVKHRINHGCVSPQTCYSSRQRDLGTSDDSSLSDGVVLDDDSDAIPFSPVVLGSSTDSGYQRLILSPKKGPKTSSSSSSLDYDATPIQNSPWKESSLDQPYQKLKPSLSASSSRSSSPTFSTDTRMADLPPAPQFVFKSLPVRNNQPNSAPSTPELPLRRHISQSFRLPRSKPELTKTSSDLGRGRTKLPRRRVTDFSLAYSVQRLYQCSSEDSSSELSISSYSSSSSRETAIDAPKPCPPPYGYHRIVANKASGRLPTRSPLKNNNLPQPVSIPNRVKNNNVAALEANIGRLKVGQNSQFGTAPTNKPQQVEVTSPKRMLKPPPPYNKVVRTTSLREYPNHPARVLPRDVVSGELKSWHQKNNLVLPRPCSLERQGSIRMKRPEPPPYHQIASQKQKVILQRASDGTPMQWYEEEDSEIVSQV from the exons atgaaaacaaacatggaTTGTAAGGAGGAGATCAGTGACtctgatagcggaatcatgttAAACTCTG GCCCAGACAGTCCCACGTCACCCGTGAAAGACATGAACAAACATACACGTGCCATGAGACTGAAGCAGCAGGCCCTGGAGGAACGGCTGGAGCTGTGTGTCCTGGAACTAAAGAAACTCTGCATCAGAGAGGCT gAGCTGACTGGAAAATTGCCCTCGGATTACCCCCTTCTGCCCGATGAGAAGCCTCCGCAGATCCGGAGACGAATTGGAGCCTGTTTTAAACTGGATGAGGGTTTTATTTCACAAGACGGAGAG GAGTCTGAGCTGCACGCGTTGGAGTCTGATGTCGCCCTGCAGCGGCAGATTTATGAGGCGGCCCGTAAGCTTTCCCTGGAGGAGCACATCAGCAAACCAGTGAGAAAAAGCCGACTGCAGCAGTGCAAACGCGAAGAGAAGAAACTGAAAGAGCTACAGGATGCCGCGGTGAAACACCGCATTAACCACGGCTGCGTGTCTCCACAGACCTGCTATTCGTCCAGGCAGAGag atctGGGTACTTCTGATGACAGCTCACTGTCTGATGGTGTTGTCTTGGATGATG ATTCAGATGCCATTCCATTCTCTCCAGTCGTTCTGGGTTCTTCCACGGACAGCGGTTACCAGCGTTTGATTCTCTCACCCAAAAAAGGCCCAAAGACATCGAGCTCCAGCTCCAGTCTGGACTATGATGCCACACCCATCCAGAACTCTCCGTGGAAGGAGTCCAGTCTAGACCAGCCTTACCAGAAACTAaaaccctctctctctgctaGCAGCAGTCGCTCAAG CAGTCCAACATTTTCAACAGACACGAGAATGGCAGACCTTCCTCCAGCACCtcagtttgtgtttaaaagtcTGCCAGTGCGGAACAATCAACCCAACAGCGCCCCCTCCACCCCAGAGCTGCCACTGCGCCGACACATCTCGCAGTCCTTTAG ACTCCCCAGAAGCAAACCAGAACTGACTAAAACCAGCTCTGATCTAGGGCGTGGCCGCACCAAGTTACCCCGTCGACGAGTGACAGATTTTTCCCTGGCCTACTCGGTTCAACGTTTGTATCAGTGCAGCTCAGAGGACAGCAGCTCTGAACTCTCCATCTCCTCATACAGCAGCTCATCCAGCAGAGAAACAGCCATAGATGCACCCAAACCATGTCCACCTCCGTATGGTTACCATCGCATTGTTGCGAATAAAGCATCCGGCCGGCTCCCTACCCGCAGCCCACTTAAAAACAACAACCTACCTCAACCTGTGTCCATCCCCAATCGAGTGAAGAACAATAATGTGGCAGCACTTGAAGCGAACATTGGAAGGCTCAAGGTTGGACAAAACTCACAATTTGGTACTGCGCCTACGAATAAACCCCAACAGGTGGAGGTTACATCACCCAAACGAATGCTCAAACCTCCCCCGCCATACAACAAGGTGGTCCGCACGACGTCGCTAAGAGAATACCCTAACCATCCCGCCCGGGTGCTTCCTCGGGATGTGGTTTCAGGGGAGCTTAAATCTTGGCACCAGAAGAACAATTTAGTTTTGCCCAGGCCATGCTCACTCGAACGGCAGGGATCGATTCGAATGAAGCGTCCAGAACCACCACCCTACCACCAGATTGCCTCTCAAAAACAG AAAGTGATCCTGCAAAGAGCTTCAGATGGAACCCCAATGCAGTGGTATGAGGAAGAAGACTCTGAGATTGTAAGTCAGGTGtaa
- the zgc:195245 gene encoding protein FAM107B, protein MLDLNTTKKQPPVCIEQPGFRHHKKENYVIHPPAAQEDTDGEEEVIQLRKLNGSPSESPSHQNLHKELLFAHKKGLLLEEKPELKRVLQQRRLDLHKEQELALRPPSDLEQELRKRQQKLLEYEIAEKRRLEDQKNIPEFVRVRENLRRIQITE, encoded by the exons ATGCTGGACcttaacacaacaaaaaaacaaccaCCTGTATGCATTGAG CAACCAGGGTTTAGACATCACAAAAAAG AGAATTATGTGATTCATCCTCCAGCGGCCCAAGAGGACACAGACGGTGAGGAGGAAGTCATTCAACTCAGGAAACTGAATGGCTCACCCAGCGAGAGCCCCAGTCACCAGAATCTCCATAAGGAGCTTCTGTTTGCCCATAAAAA AGGGCTGCTGTTGGAGGAGAAACCAGAACTGAAGCGTGTCTTACAGCAGAGGAGACTTGACCTGCACAAAGAGCAGGAACTTGCCCTCCGACCTCCTTCAGACCTAGAACAAGAGCTACGCAAGCGGCAGCAGAAACTACTGGAG TATGAAATAGCGGAAAAGAGGCGTTTGGAAGATCAGAAGAACATTCCAGAATTTGTGCGAGTGAGAGAAAATCTGCGACGCATACAGATTACCGAATGA
- the cfap276 gene encoding cilia- and flagella-associated protein 276, whose protein sequence is MPRERDPFPFPRYENDYTLTGSKQIQIMAYDKPTHLAQNDDPWRRLYSASTMSSSRRNIFHCDTTASQDSLDIHLKSIYDHHLGLFPKKNLTVTQKETVSDDHGNGDYLPNQTFKRNSEAPVCEPSNKGIKVWIDGQRVSMHSIKGTIESHHAASTNRGYSRKHDGGFYST, encoded by the exons ATGCCAAGAGAACGAGATCCTTTCCCGTTCCCGCGATATGAGAACGATTATACACTCACAGGGAGTAAACAAATTCAG ATAATGGCCTATGATAAACCAACCCATCTTGCCCAAAACGATGACCCGTGGAGGAGGCTCTATAGCGCGTCAACAATGTCTAGCTCCCGTCGAAACATCTTTCATTGTGACACTACA GCATCACAGGACAGTCTAGACATTCATCTCAAATCGATATATGATCATCATCTAggattatttccaaaaaagaACCTAACTGTTACACAAAAGGAAACAGTTTCTGATGACCATGG TAATGGTGATTATTTACCAAACCAGACCTTCAAAAGGAATTCAGAAGCTCCGGTGTGTGAGCCCTCAAACAAAGGAATAAAAGTGTGGATCGACGGTCAGAGAGTATCCATGCATAGTATTAAAGGGACGATAG AGTCTCACCACGCGGCGTCTACAAACAGAGGTTACTCAAGGAAGCACGATGGCGGATTTTACTCCAcgtaa